DNA sequence from the bacterium genome:
ATCCGCGACCTCCTCTACAAGGAAAAGTTCACCATCGAGGGAGCCCGGAAGCGCCTCAAGGAGCTGAACAAGCGCGGAGGCAAGGGCAAGGAAGTCGAAAGCCAAGCCGCCCAGATCACCCTGGCCTTGCCGAAGAGTCCCGAGTCCCGCGACGATTCGCTGCTCGAGATCAAGAAATGTTTGCAGGAGCTCGGGAAGATTCTTGAAAGCCTATAAGATTTTGGATACGCAGGCGCCTGTCATCCCGAACGAAGTGAGGGATCCACTGCGGACTCCTTAGAGGATTCCTCGGCCCCTTCGGGTCCTCGGAATGACAATACAAGGCAGATTTCTAGCCGTCGAATTAACCCCAGACGGTCATTCGGGGCGTAGCGCAGCCCGGTAGCGCACTCCCTTGGGGTGGGAGTGGTCGCTGGTTCAAATCCAGTCGCCCCGACTTTAAGCCTCGGTTTGCAAGAACCGGGGCTTTTTTTATTCCCTCCCCTTTGTAAGGGGAGAGTTAGGGAGGGGTAGAGGGCGTGCGCTGTGCAAAATACTTTGCATAACGCCGGCTCTCTACCTCCCCTGACCCCCTCCTTACAAAGGAGGGGGAAGATAAGCCTGGCGCGCGCCGAAAAAATCCTGTAATAACAACGGATAATGCTCATTCTAGTCTCGAACGACGACGGGATTTACGCCGAGGGGATACGAACGCTAGCCGAAACCTTGAAAAAGATCGCCAGGGTCGTGGTGGTGGCGCCGGATCGCGAGAAATCGGCCGCCAGCCATTCGCTGACTCTGCACCGGCCGCTGCGCATCCTCGATGTGAAGAAGAACTACTACGGCGTCACCGGCACGCCCACCGACTGCATCAACTTGGGCATCAACAAGGTCCTCAAGCCGAAGCGCCCCGACTTGATCGTCTCGGGCATCAATCACGGCGGCAATCTGGGCGACGACGTTCATTATTCGGGCACGGTCTCGGCAGCGCTTGAAGGCGCGATCATGGGAATCCCTTCGATCGCCATTTCGCTGGTGGCGCGTTTCGAGCGCCCGATTTTCAAGCCGGCGGCCAACTTCGCGGCCAAGCTGGCCAAGGCGGTGTTGAAATATCGGCTGCCGCCTGGCATGGTCCTCAATGTCAACGTGCCGAACGTTCCTCAGAACCGGCTCAAGGGCTACGCTTTCGGCAAGCTGGGCAAGCGCAATTACGGCGATGTGATCGTCGAGAAGCTCGATCCGCGGAAGAAGAAATACTATTGGATCGGCGGCGATGAAGTCGGCTATGAAAACATCCCGGGCAGCGACTGCAATGCGATTTTGGAGAGGAAGATATCGATCACTCCACTCAAAGTGGACATGACCGACTATCCGTTTTTGGAAAAGATCCGGACCTGGAAGCTATAAAATGCGGCATGCGATGTCGTTGAAGAAAACCAGCAGCGAAGGTGGGGATTACTACATCTCGCGCAAGCGAATGGTGCGGGAGCAGCTCCTCGACCGCGGCATCCGCGACGAGCGGATCCTGCAGGCCTTTCTCAAGGTGCCGCGGCATTGCTTCGTCGAGCCGGGCCTCCAGCCGATGGCCTACAACGATCATCCGCTTTCGATCGGCTCGGGCCAAACCATCTCCCAACCTTACATCGTCGCCTACATGCTCGAAGCCTTGCGGCTCAAGCCGACCGATCGGGTCCTCGAAGTCGGCACCGGTTGCGGCTACCAAACCGCCATCCTGGCCGAGCTGGTCGATCAAGTCTATTCGATCGAGCGGCTCTCGGAGCTGCTGCTGAAGGCCCGCAAAAACCTCAAGGCCCTGGGCTACCGCAATATCACTCTCAAGCTCGGCGACGGAACCCTCGGCTGGCCCGAGCAGGCGCCCTTCGACGCGATCGTGGTGGCGGCCGGCTCGCCCCAAGTCCCCCGGCCCTATTTAGAGCAAAGCTCGGAGTCCGGGCGGTTGATCGTTCCGGTGGGCGACGAGTGGAGCCAAGAATTGGTGCTGATGCGGCGCGAGACCACCGGTTGGGTGCGGGAAAAGCTCAGCGGCTGCCGCTTCGTCAAATTGAAAGGGAGGCATGGCTTCGAGCCCTCGTAAGCTGGTTTCACTTTTCCTTCTCTCCCTGCTGCTCCTGCCGGGCTGCGGTGACTTTCGCGCCATTTTCAACGGCAAGCCCGATCAACAAGTCGCCCGACGCAAAAACAAGAAACCGCGCAAGCCCTCGCCCGAAGTGCTTCAGCAGGCGCGGGGTAAGTTCCTTTGGCCGGCCGAGGGCCCGATCAACTCGCCTTACGGCCCGCGCAGCGGCAAGATGCATGACGGAATCGACGTCGGCGGCGATGAGGGCGACCCGATCCTGGCGGCGGCCGGCGGCGAGGTCGTTTACGCCGACCGTCTCGGCGGCTACGGCAACCTGATCGTCGTCAAGCACGAGGACGGCTTCTTCACGGCCTATGCCCACAATGAGAAAAACCTCGTTGACAAGGGGGACACCGTGAAGCAAGGACAGCGCATCGCCAAGATGGGAAGGACCGGCAACGCCAGCGGAGATCACCTGCATTTCGAGATCCGCGACGAGAGCGGGACTTACGATCCCGAGGATTTCCTTCCCGAGCGGCGTTACACCGCCAAATAGGAATCGCCATGGATCTCAAGAAGCTCGTTCGCGACGTTCCCGATTTTCCCAAGCCCGGCATCGTCTTCAAAGACATCACGCCGCTGCTTCAAAACCCCGAGGCTTTCCGTTTCATCATTTCGAGCCTGGTCGAGCGTTACCGCAATAAGCCGGTTGACGTCATCGTCGGCATCGAGTCGCGGGGCTTCCTGTTCGGGTCGGTCTTGGCCCACGCTCTGGGCAAAAGCTTCGCGATCATGCGAAAGAAGGGCAAGCTTCCCTACACGACGGTTTCCTATACGTATAAGCTGGAGTACGGCGAGGACACGATCGAACTGCACGAGGACGCCATTCCCCAAGGCGCCAAGGTCCTGATCGTCGACGATTTGCTGGCCACCGGCGGCACTGCCGGCGCCGCCGCTCATCTGGTGGAAAAAATGGGTGGGAAGGTCGAGGAGCTGGCCTTTGTCATTGAGCTAAGCTTCCTGGACGGCAAGAAGGCTTTGCGGGATTATCCGGTCTTTAGCTTGATTCAGTATTAGACCCCCCTTTGAAAAAGGGGGGCAGGGGGGATTTAAGGCGGCGGCAAGAAAACAAATGTCGATTTTAGCATGCGGAATTTTCCAAATCCCCCCAACCCCCCTTTTTCAAAGGGGGGATCATAAGTGTCCTTGCACGCGGGCGGGGGCAAGCCCCGCCCCTACTTCTTTTCTTCTTCCTTCTTGTCGTCGCCGCTCTCGCCGGTGAAGAATCCCTTGATCGCGCCGCCGGCCTTCTTGAAACCCCGGCCGGTCGCCTTGCCGCCCTTGACGATGCCCCGGCCGGCGGCCTTGAAGCCTTTTTCCATCTCGCTGCCGGCGGTCTTGAAGCCCCGACCGACGACGTAAATGCCGCCTTTCTTGCCGCTTTCGCCCCCGACCGGCTTGTCGTCCTCAGCGTCTTGCTTGACGGTTTCTTGGGAGCGCGCCTTTGAGTCCTCTTCGGCGAAGCTCGAATGGGGTAGGGCGGCCGAGAACATCCAGGCCAGAGCGAAGAATAGGGCGAGTTTTCTCATGGCTTCCTCCTAAGACGTTCCTAATCGCTTTGGGTCACAAGCGCCAGGGCTTTCGCGTCATGCACCGGCACGAGCTTGATTTCATTGCTGTGGCGGATCAGCTCCCCCAGCTTGACCCGGATTTTGCGGGCTTCCAACGGGTCGAAATCCGAAAAGCGCTCCGCCGCCCAGCTACGAGCCTGGGGCTTGCCCTCGGCGTCGACCGACCAGAGGGCGTCGCCGACAAAGAGGAAACGCTTGCCCGAAGGAAGATTGGCGAAGAGGCCGAGCGATCCCGGCGTGTGGCCGGAGAGCGAGACGACGACCAGGCTGCCGTCGCCGAACAGGTCGAGACTGCGGGCGAAGTTCTCGTAGGGCTTCGACTCGAGGACCAACGGGACCAATCGGTCTTTCAGCTTCTCGACCTGGATCGGAAGGACGCCATGCTGAAAAGCCCCGCCTTGAGCGAGCATGAAATCCTTCTCCTCGGCCAGCAGCCGGATCGGCAGCTCGAAATCGGCCATGCCGCCGAGATGATCCCAGTGGGCGTGGCTCACCAGAAAGAAATCCTTGGCCGGATCGAGCCGTGGGAAATCGGCTTGGTTCTTCAGCGGCTTGGTCGCGTGAAAGGTTTTCTTCACGAAGAAACCGACCGCTCCGCTCATCGAGGCCAATTCGGCGGGATAAGAAGTGCCGAGTCCCGAGTCCAGGACCACCCGGCCCTTGGGATGCTCGATCAGCACCGCCGAGTGAGTGTAGCGGTGGTTTTTCAGCAGGGAGCCGCCGCGGACCGCGAAGGCCTCCAGCGATTCGGAGTAGCCGGTTTCGAAGACCCTAAAAGACAGCTCGGGCAAGGAGTCCATTTTGGCTCGGGGGGCGAAGCTCGAAGGCTCGCCGGCCGGCGCTTCCACCGGCCACTTGAGCGCCAGCACCAAAAGAAAGAACAAGAGGATGCCGAAGTTGAGGACGAGGAGGAGAAGCTTTTTCATGATTCGAGGATCAGGGCCGGGAAACTGGCGAAGCCGAGGGCGTCGACCGATTCGCCGTCTTGGCCGCCCAGCGAATCGCAGAAGACCTGGACCTTGCCGAGCCAAGCCTCGAGGTCCAGCCCCATGAGCTGGCGACGATTCTGTTGGCTCAGCTCCTTGAGGCAAAAACGGAGGCGTTTGTCGGATTCGCGCAGCAAGCTCTCGAAGCCGCGGTTGTTGCCGGAATAGAGTTTGAGGAGCGCCGCCGAAAATTGGATCAGACCTTGGAGGAATTGGCCCTCGACGTCGGTTTTTTGGGTGGTGAGCCAAAGGCTTTCCCAGGCCTCGTGGGCTTCCCACCAGTAGCCGTGGTTGTAGAGGTCGACCCCGTACAGATAGAGGTCGTTCTGCTTCCATTTTTCGGGCGGGAGATATTCCGGCTTTTCCTCCTCTTTTTTATAGCTGTGCCCCTTCGGATCGATCACCGGGTGGGGATGGAGAGTCGGGACGTAGCGGTAACGGGGGAAAACCCGTTGCGAATATCTCGGAATGGCTAATTGCATATTCTCCGAGGAATGGGATAACAAGCTTTTGGAGGAATGTCATGCCGGAAATCATCTGGAAACCCTACGGCGATTACATCGAAAAATCGAATATCTCCCGCTTCATGAAAGCCCACGGCATTCGCGATTACGACACTCTCGTGCGCTGGTCCAACGCCGACGTCGAGCGTTTCTGGGACGCCTGCTTGAAGGATCTGGATCTGCGCTGGCAGCAGCCTTACCGCAAGATCCTCGACAGCTCCGACGGCTTCGCTTGGTCGAAGTGGTTTGTTGGCGGCAAGATCAACATCGTCGATCAATGCATCGACCGTTGGATCGAAGCCGGCAAGGGCGCCAAGACCGCCTTCACTTGGGAGGGCGACTGCGGCGCGGTCAAGAAGCTCAGCTACGCCGAATTGCAAAGCCAGGTGGACAAGCTGGCGGCGGCGCTTGGTTCGATGGGTGTCCAAGAGGGCGACCGGGTCGGCCTCTACCTGCCGATGATCCCGGAAATGGTGGTCAGTTTCTTCGCCTGCCTCAAGATCGGCGCCATCGTCATTCCGATCTTTTCGGGCTTCGGCCCCGATCCGCTGGCGGTTCGATTGAACAATGCCGAAGCCAAGGTCCTCATCACGGCCGACGGCTCGCTGCGCCGGGGCAAGGAAGTGGCGATCAAGCAGAGCGCCGACCTTGCGCTGAAGCAAGTCCCCTCCATCCAAAAAGTCATCGTGGCCAAGCGGCTCTTCAAGGACATTCCCTGGCAGGAGGGGAGGGATCTTTGGTTCGACGACCTGTTGGCCGGAAATCATCCGTCGGTCCCGACCGCGACCTTGGACGCCGAGGCCCGCTGCATGATCATCTACACCTCCGGCACCACCGGCCTGCCCAAGGGCACGGTTCATACCCACGCCGGCTGCCTCGCCCAGATGACCAAGGAGGTCGGTTACTATTTCGACACCAAGCCCGAGGACGTTTTCTTCTGGGTCACCGACATCGGCTGGATGATGGGGCCGTGGGAAATGATCGGCTCGTTGTCGCTGAATTCGAGCTTCCTGATTTTCGAGGGTGCGCCCGATTTCCCCAATCCCGACCGGCTTTGGGACGTGGCCTCGCGTCACGGCGCGACCATCTTCGGGATTTCGCCGACCGCCATTCGCCTCTTGATGAAGGCGGACGACTCCTGGGTGAAGAAGCACGACTTGAGCCGGCTGCGGATCCTCGGCTCCACCGGCGAGCCCTGGGATCCCCAATCTTACCGCTGGTTCTTCGAAAAAGTCGGCGGCGGCCGTTGCCCAATCATCAACATCAGCGGCGGCACCGAGATCGTCGGCTGTCTCCTGGCGCCCTTGCCCATCACCGAGCTCAAGCCCAGCACCCTGCGGGGACCGGGTTTGGGCATGGACGTCGACGTCTTCAACGAGGAAGGCCAGCCGGTGCGCGGCGAAGTCGGTTACCTGGTATGCAAGAAGCCGGCGCCTTCGATGACCAAGGCCTTCTGGAACGATCGCGACCGCTATCTCGAGACATACTTTTCGAAGTGGCCCGAGATTTGGTTTCACGGCGATTGGGCGATCGTCGACGAAGACGGTTTTTGGTTCTTGCAGGGCCGGGCCGACGACACGATCAAGGTTTCGGGCCGGCGGACCGGGCCGGCCGAGATCGAGGCCGCCTTGTTGCGGCATCCGGCCTGCGCCGAGGCCGCGGCGATCGGCGTGCCCCATGAGATCAAGGGCGAGGGCATCGTCTGCTTCGTGGTGTTGAAGGGCGATTTCAAGGCCGGCGACGCCTTGGCCGGCGAGCTTTCGGAAAAAGTCGGCGAGGTGCTGGGCAAGACCCTGCGGCCGGAGAAAGTGATCTTCGTCGCGGCCCTTCCCAAGACTCGCTCCGCGAAGATCGTGCGCGGCGCCATCAAGAAGAAATACCTCGGCAAGGAGCTGGGCGATCTCTCCTCGGTGGAAAACCCCGACGCCCTGGAAGCGATCGCTCCCGTCCTCTCATAATCGACAAGCCCTCATCGCAAGTGTTGGAATTTTGACGCTCTTGCCGCGCTGAGCCATGCCATCGCTCGGCTGCGACCCTTCAAAACAATCATGTATTTCTCGAAGGCTAAATTGCTGGCTGATTGGTGTGATTATTGCTAATTCTAAAGCTTACCGGGGAGGGCCTATGCGACATCTATTCATCGCTCTTTTTATTTCAGCTCTGATTCAAGCCTGCAGCGGCGGGGGATCCCCCCAAGGCTCGCCAAATATGAACAACCAGGATTCGACCGGCGACAGCGCCATCATCCCGCTGGGCGCGCCGAGTCCGGACGCGCCGAAGGACAGCGCCGACGACAATCCGCCCGAGGACAAGGCGGCAGCCGTCGTCGACGACGCCAACTATCTTAAAGTGCGGACGGGGACGCCGACGATCGGAGGCGATCATTGCCCCGCCGGAACCGAGCTCAGCGAAGGCTCCAATGACACCAAGGGCTTGGTTTCGGTGCCGACCGACGCCAAGAACTTCACCTGCACGATCAATTTCTCGAAACCGTATCCGGGCGGGCCGATTTGCGCCATCACCAGCCAAGGCTGGGTGACGCCGCCCGACATGACTTACAAGATCAACGCGGCATCCAAGGACTTGATCGAAGTGACCGGCGTGACCCAAATCACGCCCTTGGCAGGGTACGTCTTCAACTATATTTGCTTATAAGAAATATCTCGCGATCAAGCCGCCGAAGATCGGCAACAGCAGATTGTCGACGCCTTCGATCGAGAGGGCCTCGATGGCCGAGGCGGCCGAGGCGGTGACCAAGGCTCCGCGCCAGCCCAAAAGGGGCAACAGCACCAGGAGAGCGGAAAGAAAAAAGGCCGCCGTTCCCAAATAAGTTTTCTTCAAAAAGAAGATCCGGGCCTTGCCGAACTTCATCCCGATCAAGGCGGCGAAGGCGTCGCAAAGACAGGCTAGCAGCGCTCCGGCCATCGCCGCTTTCAGGGGAAAAAAGTAGGAGGCGATTCCCAAGCCCACCGCCAAAAAGATCGGAGCCAAATCCAAATGGGCGGATCGGGTCAGGGTTTGGCTCAGGTAGCCGATCACCGGCAGCGGCGCTTTCTGGGACAGCCGGCGCAATTCCGCGATGTAATAGAGCACCACCACGACCGCGAGCAAGGCGGCGCTCAGCCGGGGCGCCTGCTGAAAAGCGAAAGGCAGCATCAGGCCTGGGAGATGGAGCGATTTTCGCTTCAGCTCCCGCCGAACCTCAGTAGATGTAGGTGAAGCCAAGGCTTGCACGGTTGCTCGACACCTGCGGTGAAAGAAAGAAGTTAGGATGCTCTTTTTTATGGAATTGGGCGGTGCCCCAGCCGATGACGCTGCCGAGGACCGCGCCCATGACGACGTCACTGACCCAATGCTGATCGCCATCGACCCGGCTGACCGATATCAAGGAGGCGAGGGCGTAAGAAGGGATGCCGGCCTTCCAGCCGTAGAAGCTGGTCAAGACTCCGGCGGCGGTGAAGGCCGCGGTGGAGTGGGCGCTGGGAAAGCTGAAGCGGCCGTTGTCCGGCGCCCGCCGGTTGAAGGAGAGCTTGGCCACGACGTCGATGCCCAGGGAAAGGAAGAGGGCCTCGGTCAGGGCGCGGCCGGTTAGAGCCACCTTGGGATGATGGGTTCCGTGGCCGACGATCCAGGTGATCACCGAAGCGCCGCCGATGGTATAGGGCGAGATGACCCAGCCCATGACGTCATTGGCGGTTTCGCCGAACAAGGCGTTAGGCTCGAAGCTGTCTTGAATATTGTCGTCCAAGGGAACCAGGCCGCCGCTCAAGCCGGCTCCCAATCCGAAAGCCAGGCCGCCCCAGCCCCAAAACGAGGATTTGAGGCTTCCGCCGAGGTCCCGGGGAAGCTCCTTGAAGGTGAACCTTTCGTGCATTTCGGAGCGCTCGCCGAAAGCGGCGTCTTGGGGGGAGAGCTGGAGGTCGGGTTGAGATTCCGGGACCGGCTCCTCCTGGTCCTTGGCCCAGAGCGGGGAGCCTCCGACCAAGGTCCAAATCCAGGAAATCAATAGAAATGTCGCGATTTTTTTCCTCATGGTGACGGGCTGGGGCCTTAGCACCCGTCCTACCCGAGGGCAAATGAATTAGAAGGCGTCGCTGGCGTGGCCCCCGCCCTTTTTGGGGCTGGTTTCGGTCTTGGTGCCTTTGAGGGAGCTGCCTTCCGGGGAAATATTGACCTTTTTACCGAAAGCCGCCTGGTAGCCGCCGGAAAACCCGCTGCGGAAGCCGGCGCTGAAGCTGGCCCGGGAGCCGTATTCCGAGCGGTAATACTTATCCGGCTCTTGGTAGGCCTCGTGGCGCTTGAGGTCGGGCTTGAGATCCTGCTCCTTGTCGGATTTGCCGGCCTTTTTTCCCATGTCGAAGCCGATTTCCATTCCACGTTTGCGGGCCGGATCGCCGGAAAAGCCTACTTTTTTGCTGGGGTCGGTCGCTGCTTGGCTCTTTTTGGACTGAGCCTGGCTTTGGCTTGCAATGAAAAGGAATGTGATTAAGAGGAAGAGCGAAAAGAGGCGTCTATAGGGCGTCATGCTACAAACCTAACGATCGATTGGGCACCGATTGTAGAACGCGTCCCACCATCTGTCCATCTTAGTTCTATTTGAA
Encoded proteins:
- a CDS encoding MerR family transcriptional regulator, yielding MSVAETSEKRASASAIPDKVYFKIGEVAEIVGVKPYVLRYWETEFPDIAPAKSKSKQRLYKRKEVEMILRIRDLLYKEKFTIEGARKRLKELNKRGGKGKEVESQAAQITLALPKSPESRDDSLLEIKKCLQELGKILESL
- the surE gene encoding 5'/3'-nucleotidase SurE, whose translation is MLILVSNDDGIYAEGIRTLAETLKKIARVVVVAPDREKSAASHSLTLHRPLRILDVKKNYYGVTGTPTDCINLGINKVLKPKRPDLIVSGINHGGNLGDDVHYSGTVSAALEGAIMGIPSIAISLVARFERPIFKPAANFAAKLAKAVLKYRLPPGMVLNVNVPNVPQNRLKGYAFGKLGKRNYGDVIVEKLDPRKKKYYWIGGDEVGYENIPGSDCNAILERKISITPLKVDMTDYPFLEKIRTWKL
- a CDS encoding protein-L-isoaspartate(D-aspartate) O-methyltransferase; this translates as MSLKKTSSEGGDYYISRKRMVREQLLDRGIRDERILQAFLKVPRHCFVEPGLQPMAYNDHPLSIGSGQTISQPYIVAYMLEALRLKPTDRVLEVGTGCGYQTAILAELVDQVYSIERLSELLLKARKNLKALGYRNITLKLGDGTLGWPEQAPFDAIVVAAGSPQVPRPYLEQSSESGRLIVPVGDEWSQELVLMRRETTGWVREKLSGCRFVKLKGRHGFEPS
- a CDS encoding M23 family metallopeptidase — encoded protein: MASSPRKLVSLFLLSLLLLPGCGDFRAIFNGKPDQQVARRKNKKPRKPSPEVLQQARGKFLWPAEGPINSPYGPRSGKMHDGIDVGGDEGDPILAAAGGEVVYADRLGGYGNLIVVKHEDGFFTAYAHNEKNLVDKGDTVKQGQRIAKMGRTGNASGDHLHFEIRDESGTYDPEDFLPERRYTAK
- a CDS encoding adenine phosphoribosyltransferase — protein: MDLKKLVRDVPDFPKPGIVFKDITPLLQNPEAFRFIISSLVERYRNKPVDVIVGIESRGFLFGSVLAHALGKSFAIMRKKGKLPYTTVSYTYKLEYGEDTIELHEDAIPQGAKVLIVDDLLATGGTAGAAAHLVEKMGGKVEELAFVIELSFLDGKKALRDYPVFSLIQY
- a CDS encoding MBL fold metallo-hydrolase produces the protein MKKLLLLVLNFGILLFFLLVLALKWPVEAPAGEPSSFAPRAKMDSLPELSFRVFETGYSESLEAFAVRGGSLLKNHRYTHSAVLIEHPKGRVVLDSGLGTSYPAELASMSGAVGFFVKKTFHATKPLKNQADFPRLDPAKDFFLVSHAHWDHLGGMADFELPIRLLAEEKDFMLAQGGAFQHGVLPIQVEKLKDRLVPLVLESKPYENFARSLDLFGDGSLVVVSLSGHTPGSLGLFANLPSGKRFLFVGDALWSVDAEGKPQARSWAAERFSDFDPLEARKIRVKLGELIRHSNEIKLVPVHDAKALALVTQSD
- a CDS encoding DUF309 domain-containing protein — translated: MQLAIPRYSQRVFPRYRYVPTLHPHPVIDPKGHSYKKEEEKPEYLPPEKWKQNDLYLYGVDLYNHGYWWEAHEAWESLWLTTQKTDVEGQFLQGLIQFSAALLKLYSGNNRGFESLLRESDKRLRFCLKELSQQNRRQLMGLDLEAWLGKVQVFCDSLGGQDGESVDALGFASFPALILES
- a CDS encoding AMP-binding protein; amino-acid sequence: MPEIIWKPYGDYIEKSNISRFMKAHGIRDYDTLVRWSNADVERFWDACLKDLDLRWQQPYRKILDSSDGFAWSKWFVGGKINIVDQCIDRWIEAGKGAKTAFTWEGDCGAVKKLSYAELQSQVDKLAAALGSMGVQEGDRVGLYLPMIPEMVVSFFACLKIGAIVIPIFSGFGPDPLAVRLNNAEAKVLITADGSLRRGKEVAIKQSADLALKQVPSIQKVIVAKRLFKDIPWQEGRDLWFDDLLAGNHPSVPTATLDAEARCMIIYTSGTTGLPKGTVHTHAGCLAQMTKEVGYYFDTKPEDVFFWVTDIGWMMGPWEMIGSLSLNSSFLIFEGAPDFPNPDRLWDVASRHGATIFGISPTAIRLLMKADDSWVKKHDLSRLRILGSTGEPWDPQSYRWFFEKVGGGRCPIINISGGTEIVGCLLAPLPITELKPSTLRGPGLGMDVDVFNEEGQPVRGEVGYLVCKKPAPSMTKAFWNDRDRYLETYFSKWPEIWFHGDWAIVDEDGFWFLQGRADDTIKVSGRRTGPAEIEAALLRHPACAEAAAIGVPHEIKGEGIVCFVVLKGDFKAGDALAGELSEKVGEVLGKTLRPEKVIFVAALPKTRSAKIVRGAIKKKYLGKELGDLSSVENPDALEAIAPVLS
- a CDS encoding phosphatase PAP2 family protein, with amino-acid sequence MRKKIATFLLISWIWTLVGGSPLWAKDQEEPVPESQPDLQLSPQDAAFGERSEMHERFTFKELPRDLGGSLKSSFWGWGGLAFGLGAGLSGGLVPLDDNIQDSFEPNALFGETANDVMGWVISPYTIGGASVITWIVGHGTHHPKVALTGRALTEALFLSLGIDVVAKLSFNRRAPDNGRFSFPSAHSTAAFTAAGVLTSFYGWKAGIPSYALASLISVSRVDGDQHWVSDVVMGAVLGSVIGWGTAQFHKKEHPNFFLSPQVSSNRASLGFTYIY